The Rhododendron vialii isolate Sample 1 chromosome 3a, ASM3025357v1 nucleotide sequence TCGGAGCAAGGGCCCGAGATGGGCGAGCGTTAACCTGGGAATATTCATATGCATGCAATGTTCAGGAATCCATCGGAGCCTCGGAGTTCATATCTCTAAGGTACGCTCGACGACTCTGGACACTTGGTTGCCGGAGCAGGTTGCTTTCATGCAATCCATGGGTAACGAAAAGGCCAACGGTTATTGGGAAGCAGATCTGCCAACCAACTACGACAGGACGGCCAGGATAGAGGCATACATTCGTGAGAAGTATCAGGAGAAGAAATGGGTCCCGAAGAAAGCAGCAACGCAACCAATCCCTATACAAGGAGAAAACACTAGCTTTAAATTCGAAAATTCTGGTGACGGTGGACCCAAGAGTTGCGTTCCGAAGAATAAAACGAGGAAATTCTCTCTCGATGACGAGATTCTCTCCAAGTATGTGGCACAGGTATCTCCCACGCCAAG carries:
- the LOC131320986 gene encoding probable ADP-ribosylation factor GTPase-activating protein AGD15, with the protein product MDRTTMNEKASVTKELNAKHARILEGLVKLPENRECADCRSKGPRWASVNLGIFICMQCSGIHRSLGVHISKVRSTTLDTWLPEQVAFMQSMGNEKANGYWEADLPTNYDRTARIEAYIREKYQEKKWVPKKAATQPIPIQGENTSFKFENSGDGGPKSCVPKNKTRKFSLDDEILSKYVAQVSPTPRPRAGSLDKMDTVLTSSPVGLVSKHNNSAPKGSNGNTDLFSLLYAQDAKSGPSSTVPSRWATFE